One Niabella beijingensis DNA window includes the following coding sequences:
- a CDS encoding FN3 associated domain-containing protein, whose amino-acid sequence MKQLKWREIIYNGCIALNCLLLFLVLFDRYLQVPAFLQVLGRAHPLVLHFPIVLLLIVFLFEIRIRSSRQTGPKDIADGLLLAASLTTVIAALMGLLLSKEEGYDPVAINVHKWMGILCSFISFLWYTFRNRIRMYSSAIITTGLLSTIVLLVAGHKGAMITHGDDFLLSPVTDGNERPEVRLEEAVLYTHLVQPVLENKCMGCHNSNKAKGELIMETTKLLLKGGKNGKLWDTAAADLGLMMQRIHLPLENKEHMPPKGKPQLTGEEARILYLWIRDGASFTKKVTDLPGTDSLRMIAAAFFKSNDTEVYDFAGADEKLIAGLNTEYRVITPLAQGSPALAVNFYGSSRFKSEQLKELEKIRDNIVSLQLARMPVTDEDLKMIGSFTNLRNLNLAFTSIRGEGLQHLSNLKQLRQLSLSGTGIRPGQLNALASLKQLKTIQIWNTAFTGNDLAALKNSFPKTIFDIGYKGDTVIAKLSAPVFKTEQRIFQQTLALEIKNPIKGAVVRYTLDGSEPDSLTSPVYKQPVTITAATTIKARSYLPGWITSDLATESFYKSSIRPDSIYLITQPEKEYRVRAREGKLLLDQQLGKENFGTTEWIGYKEVPFEAYLFFKEPATIGSVTFNTLVATDSYIMPAREIEIWGGNTTGSLKLLGRSKPPQPKAAVPAYTTGYECPLPSLPVSVLKIIAKPLEHLPAWHKGKGEKGWVFLDELLLN is encoded by the coding sequence ATGAAGCAGTTGAAATGGCGGGAGATTATTTATAACGGATGCATTGCACTTAATTGCCTGTTGTTATTTTTAGTACTCTTTGACCGCTACCTGCAGGTCCCTGCTTTTCTGCAGGTGCTGGGGAGGGCGCATCCGCTGGTACTGCATTTTCCTATAGTGTTACTGCTGATCGTTTTTTTATTTGAAATACGGATCCGCTCCTCCCGGCAGACCGGGCCTAAAGACATCGCCGATGGCCTGTTGCTGGCGGCCTCCCTTACCACCGTAATTGCGGCACTGATGGGACTTCTTTTATCAAAAGAAGAGGGATACGATCCTGTGGCTATCAACGTGCATAAATGGATGGGGATCCTTTGTTCCTTTATCAGCTTTTTATGGTACACGTTCCGCAACCGGATACGTATGTATAGCAGTGCGATCATTACCACCGGCCTTTTATCCACCATCGTATTATTGGTGGCCGGACATAAAGGTGCAATGATCACACACGGAGATGATTTTCTCTTATCACCTGTAACGGACGGGAATGAACGTCCGGAAGTGCGATTGGAAGAAGCAGTGCTTTACACACACCTGGTACAGCCGGTTCTGGAAAACAAATGCATGGGTTGTCATAACAGCAATAAGGCCAAAGGTGAGCTGATAATGGAAACGACAAAACTGTTGCTAAAAGGAGGAAAGAACGGGAAGCTATGGGATACTGCCGCGGCTGATCTCGGCTTAATGATGCAGCGCATTCATCTGCCGCTTGAAAACAAGGAACACATGCCCCCCAAAGGTAAACCCCAGCTCACCGGGGAAGAAGCAAGGATCCTTTATTTATGGATAAGGGACGGGGCCAGTTTTACCAAAAAAGTAACCGACCTGCCGGGTACGGATTCCCTGCGGATGATCGCAGCGGCGTTCTTTAAAAGCAATGATACCGAGGTTTATGATTTCGCCGGTGCAGATGAAAAACTGATTGCCGGTCTTAATACGGAATATCGTGTTATAACACCCCTGGCACAGGGCTCACCTGCCCTTGCTGTAAACTTTTATGGCAGCTCCCGGTTCAAGTCCGAACAATTGAAAGAACTGGAAAAGATCCGGGACAATATCGTATCCTTACAACTGGCCAGGATGCCCGTCACCGATGAAGATCTCAAGATGATCGGGAGCTTTACCAACTTACGGAACCTCAATCTGGCGTTTACTTCCATCAGGGGGGAAGGGCTTCAACACCTGAGCAACCTGAAACAGCTCCGGCAGCTGTCACTTTCCGGAACCGGTATCCGGCCAGGACAATTAAATGCCCTTGCATCACTGAAACAGCTTAAAACGATACAGATCTGGAATACGGCCTTTACGGGTAACGACCTTGCAGCACTGAAAAACAGTTTTCCCAAAACAATTTTTGATATCGGGTACAAAGGTGATACGGTGATCGCCAAATTGAGTGCTCCTGTTTTTAAAACAGAGCAACGGATCTTTCAGCAAACACTTGCCCTCGAAATCAAAAATCCCATAAAGGGCGCGGTGGTGCGGTATACATTGGATGGCAGCGAACCGGACAGTCTTACCTCCCCGGTCTATAAACAGCCGGTTACGATAACTGCGGCTACTACCATCAAAGCGCGGTCCTATCTGCCGGGATGGATCACCAGTGACCTGGCAACGGAAAGCTTTTATAAAAGCAGCATCCGGCCAGACAGTATCTACCTCATCACACAACCTGAAAAAGAGTACCGGGTGCGGGCCCGCGAAGGAAAACTACTTCTTGATCAGCAACTCGGAAAGGAGAATTTCGGTACAACGGAATGGATCGGTTATAAGGAAGTCCCATTTGAAGCCTACCTGTTCTTTAAAGAACCGGCCACTATTGGTTCGGTTACTTTTAATACGTTGGTTGCTACGGACAGTTATATTATGCCGGCCCGTGAAATTGAGATCTGGGGTGGTAACACCACCGGATCTTTAAAACTGCTGGGGCGTTCAAAGCCGCCGCAGCCGAAAGCGGCCGTTCCGGCCTACACCACCGGTTATGAATGTCCGCTTCCCTCCCTTCCCGTTTCGGTGCTTAAGATCATTGCAAAACCGCTGGAGCACCTGCCCGCCTGGCATAAAGGAAAAGGTGAAAAAGGCTGGGTATTCCTGGATGAGCTATTGCTAAATTAA
- a CDS encoding DUF1501 domain-containing protein, translating to MEKEVLEHGLNFNRRRFLTKLGMGIGGAALGTLLIPELFSSKDVEEAIVSGLPHFAPKAKRIIYLFQNGAPSQLDLFDYKPKLNEMQGQDLPESVRQGQRLTGMTANQSKFPLAGTVFKFNQYGEHRAWISDLLPYTARIVDDLCIVKSLYTEAINHDPALTFFQTGAQVGNRPSMGAWLSYGLGSENKNLPAFCVLLSKGKGNGQGVYSKLWTNGFLDSIHQGVQFSNGENPVLYLNDPDGMDKSERRKMLDHLSELNNESYSVVGDPEIKAKVQQYEMAYRMQTAVPEVTDLSKEPESIIKLYGPDCLVPGTYAANCLLARKLSENGVRFVQLYHQGWDSHGNLPNELAGQCKDTDQASAALVTDLKQRGLLDETLVIWGGEFGRTNYCQGALSKDNYGRDHHPRCFTMWMAGGGVKPGVYGETDEFGYNIVSNPVHVHDFHATALHLMGLDHERLVYKHLGRRYRLTDVAGKIVKDLMA from the coding sequence ATGGAAAAAGAAGTACTGGAACATGGTCTTAACTTCAACCGCCGCCGCTTTCTCACTAAATTGGGAATGGGCATCGGAGGTGCCGCATTGGGAACACTGCTGATCCCGGAGCTCTTCAGCAGTAAGGATGTGGAAGAAGCCATTGTATCCGGGCTTCCCCACTTTGCACCAAAAGCCAAGCGCATCATCTATCTTTTTCAGAACGGAGCCCCCTCTCAACTGGACCTCTTCGATTACAAACCCAAACTGAATGAAATGCAGGGGCAGGACCTGCCCGAGTCGGTGCGCCAGGGTCAGCGCCTTACAGGCATGACCGCCAATCAGTCGAAATTTCCATTGGCCGGAACGGTCTTTAAATTCAATCAGTATGGCGAGCACCGGGCCTGGATCAGCGACCTGCTGCCCTATACAGCGCGCATAGTAGACGATCTTTGTATCGTAAAAAGTCTTTATACGGAGGCCATCAATCACGACCCCGCGTTAACGTTTTTTCAAACAGGGGCCCAGGTGGGCAACCGGCCCAGTATGGGCGCCTGGTTAAGCTACGGACTTGGCAGCGAGAACAAAAACCTGCCGGCTTTTTGTGTATTGCTTTCCAAGGGAAAGGGCAACGGACAGGGCGTATATTCCAAACTCTGGACAAACGGTTTTTTAGATTCCATACACCAGGGTGTTCAGTTCAGTAACGGAGAAAATCCTGTGTTGTACCTGAACGATCCCGATGGCATGGATAAATCCGAACGGAGAAAGATGCTGGATCATCTGTCGGAGCTGAATAACGAGAGTTATAGTGTTGTGGGTGATCCCGAAATAAAAGCCAAGGTACAGCAATACGAAATGGCCTACCGGATGCAGACCGCAGTGCCGGAAGTAACCGACCTCAGCAAGGAACCGGAATCGATCATCAAACTTTACGGCCCCGACTGCCTGGTACCGGGCACTTATGCGGCGAACTGCCTTTTAGCCCGGAAGCTATCGGAGAACGGGGTGCGTTTTGTACAGTTGTACCACCAGGGATGGGACAGTCATGGAAACCTCCCCAATGAACTGGCTGGTCAGTGCAAGGATACCGATCAGGCATCTGCGGCACTCGTTACAGATCTGAAACAAAGAGGATTGCTGGATGAAACCCTGGTAATATGGGGCGGTGAATTCGGGCGGACCAATTATTGCCAGGGTGCGCTTTCGAAAGACAACTACGGCCGCGATCACCATCCGCGCTGTTTTACCATGTGGATGGCCGGTGGCGGCGTTAAACCCGGCGTTTATGGAGAAACGGATGAATTCGGGTATAACATTGTTTCCAACCCGGTGCATGTGCACGATTTTCATGCCACGGCCCTGCACCTGATGGGACTTGATCACGAGCGCCTTGTATACAAACATCTGGGACGCCGTTACCGGCTGACCGATGTGGCAGGAAAGATTGTGAAGGATTTAATGGCATAG
- a CDS encoding 6-bladed beta-propeller: MNRKRFIQHTALGMAGAFYLPEWLIKNNVVLGHGNRRYRLNVRWSQADVARYPVNDCHEMVQDRKGRILLLTNETKNNIIIYDKNGKLLNTWGTEYPGAHGLTLFNENGTDVLFICDNKRHQVIKTTIDGKVLLVLDYPKETGQYSNAEEYIPTETTIAPNGDIYVVDGYGKDYVIQYDLKGRYIRHFGGRGNNPEHLLNAHGICIDHRNKKPVLIVTSRRQNAFKRYTMEGTYIDTIAMPGAWVCRPVIHGDYLYAAVLQSNSKQDQKSGFITILNKNNQVISNPAGTAPRYTEGRLQELYQTDPVFQYPHDVCVDDEENLYVAQWNSGRVYPYKLEPVV, encoded by the coding sequence ATGAACAGAAAACGTTTTATTCAACATACCGCACTGGGTATGGCAGGGGCTTTCTATCTTCCCGAATGGCTGATAAAAAACAATGTGGTATTGGGGCATGGCAATAGACGTTACCGGCTGAATGTACGCTGGAGCCAGGCAGATGTGGCCCGGTACCCTGTGAATGATTGTCATGAAATGGTACAGGATCGCAAAGGCCGTATCCTGCTGCTGACCAACGAAACAAAGAACAATATTATTATCTATGACAAGAACGGCAAGCTGCTGAACACCTGGGGTACCGAATACCCGGGAGCGCACGGGCTTACTCTTTTTAATGAAAACGGAACGGATGTATTGTTTATTTGCGACAATAAAAGGCACCAGGTCATCAAAACAACGATCGACGGCAAGGTACTGCTGGTGCTGGATTATCCGAAAGAGACCGGACAATACAGTAACGCCGAAGAATACATCCCTACCGAAACAACCATCGCCCCTAACGGCGATATTTACGTAGTGGATGGATATGGAAAGGATTATGTGATCCAGTATGATCTTAAAGGCCGTTATATCCGCCATTTCGGCGGCAGGGGCAACAATCCGGAACACCTGCTGAACGCGCATGGCATCTGCATCGATCACCGGAATAAAAAGCCGGTGCTCATCGTAACATCGCGCAGGCAGAATGCATTCAAAAGGTACACTATGGAAGGTACCTATATTGATACCATTGCGATGCCCGGTGCCTGGGTTTGCCGCCCGGTAATCCATGGCGATTATTTATATGCTGCCGTACTACAAAGCAACAGCAAACAGGATCAGAAATCCGGTTTTATAACCATACTCAATAAAAACAACCAGGTAATATCCAATCCGGCCGGCACTGCACCCAGGTATACAGAAGGCCGGTTGCAGGAGTTGTACCAAACCGATCCCGTCTTCCAATACCCGCATGATGTCTGTGTGGATGATGAGGAGAACCTGTATGTGGCACAATGGAATTCCGGCAGGGTATATCCCTACAAACTGGAGCCGGTAGTTTAA